One genomic segment of Aquipluma nitroreducens includes these proteins:
- a CDS encoding nitroreductase family protein, which produces MELLKSHRTIRKYKATAVDKDILTDILESGIRSSNTGNMQLYSIIVTRSIDKKADLAPFHFNQPMVKEAPLILTICFDVNRFKSWCLLNNANVDFTGLLWLLNGTIDSSILAQNICVAAESYGLGICYLGTTLYNAPEIGKVLCLPEGVIPITTLAIGYPELVPELTDRLSLDSVVHYEEYQNYSVKAIREMYEFKEKLESSQKFVAENGKENLAQVYTDVRYKSADSQLFSKKLLDMLTEQGFVFE; this is translated from the coding sequence ATGGAATTGTTAAAATCGCATCGTACGATACGAAAGTACAAAGCAACTGCTGTTGATAAAGATATTCTTACTGATATTTTGGAATCTGGAATTCGCTCGTCGAATACCGGGAATATGCAGCTTTACAGTATTATTGTTACAAGAAGCATTGACAAGAAAGCCGATCTCGCCCCATTTCACTTTAATCAACCGATGGTGAAGGAAGCCCCTTTGATTCTGACTATTTGTTTCGATGTTAACCGATTTAAATCATGGTGTCTGCTGAATAATGCCAATGTTGATTTTACCGGCTTATTGTGGCTGTTAAATGGCACTATTGATTCTTCGATTTTGGCACAGAATATTTGCGTTGCTGCCGAAAGCTACGGATTAGGTATTTGTTATTTGGGGACCACGCTATACAATGCTCCTGAAATTGGTAAAGTTCTCTGTTTACCAGAAGGAGTAATTCCAATTACAACTTTAGCGATTGGCTATCCTGAGCTTGTTCCTGAATTAACTGACCGTTTATCTTTGGATTCTGTTGTACACTATGAAGAATATCAGAATTATTCCGTGAAAGCTATCCGGGAAATGTATGAGTTTAAAGAGAAGTTGGAATCTTCGCAAAAATTTGTTGCAGAGAATGGAAAAGAAAACCTGGCTCAGGTTTATACTGATGTTCGATATAAAAGTGCTGATAGTCAGCTTTTCTCGAAAAAGTTGCTGGACATGCTGACCGAGCAAGGATTTGTTTTTGAATAG
- a CDS encoding LytR/AlgR family response regulator transcription factor, with amino-acid sequence MILKTLIIDDEPLALNVLRKYTEDIKSIEVIGFCNNAVEAVEIIEKQTVDLIFLDINMPKLSGIEFLKMLKNPPLVVFTTANSEYAMEGYELNVLDYLVKPFSFARFLKAFQKAEYQFQLTRKTTSEEKAESVFIKSNKKTYQVKFSEIIYIEGLGDYIKIYTEKSHLVTNLSMKKMEELLPPSDFYRIHKSHIVNRTKIIAIEGNMVELPGIKLTIGSNYRTDFFTRISNISI; translated from the coding sequence ATGATCTTAAAAACACTAATTATTGACGACGAGCCGTTAGCCTTAAATGTTCTTCGGAAATATACTGAAGATATCAAATCAATTGAAGTCATAGGGTTTTGCAACAATGCCGTAGAAGCAGTTGAAATCATCGAAAAACAGACTGTTGATTTGATTTTTCTGGACATAAACATGCCCAAACTGTCAGGCATTGAATTTTTAAAAATGCTAAAGAACCCTCCATTAGTCGTTTTTACCACTGCGAACAGTGAATATGCCATGGAAGGCTATGAATTAAATGTATTGGATTATCTGGTAAAGCCTTTCTCGTTCGCTCGTTTTCTAAAAGCATTTCAAAAAGCAGAGTATCAATTTCAATTGACAAGAAAAACTACATCTGAGGAAAAAGCAGAATCTGTATTCATAAAATCGAACAAAAAAACGTATCAGGTTAAATTTAGCGAAATTATATACATTGAAGGCTTGGGTGACTATATCAAAATCTACACTGAAAAATCACATTTAGTGACAAATCTCTCAATGAAGAAAATGGAGGAACTCCTTCCACCAAGTGATTTCTACAGAATACATAAATCGCACATAGTGAACCGTACGAAGATAATTGCAATTGAAGGAAATATGGTTGAGTTACCCGGTATAAAACTGACAATAGGCAGCAATTACAGAACAGATTTCTTCACCAGAATTAGCAACATCTCAATCTAA
- a CDS encoding sensor histidine kinase gives MVNRYDKFKIYSHVLFWICSITFAISAFYVASDHKLILNSDLFLRALIPNIGFALAVYFNLYLLIPKFLKNKNYIFYTFWLIILLAISAILIQLIFTYLSEPRSLSDQFRNMFSSHFFTALFYVGITSLFKFVKDWLKLQEIKLKITQIEREKLEAELNTLKSQLNPHFLFNSLNNIYSLSLVNSPRTPEIILKLSDLMRHVLYESRENFISVKEELNFLSNFIELQKIRLNNEIEIQYLIEGEVPDTKVIPLIFEPFIDNAFKHGLRNPAPLPYIHVFIYFQQIRCDLRLRITLIARD, from the coding sequence ATGGTAAACAGATACGATAAATTTAAAATCTATAGTCATGTCTTATTCTGGATTTGCAGCATTACTTTTGCAATCTCAGCTTTTTACGTTGCATCCGATCATAAATTAATCCTGAACAGCGATCTTTTCCTGCGCGCGTTAATTCCGAACATAGGCTTTGCCTTGGCTGTTTATTTCAATTTGTATCTCCTAATTCCAAAATTCCTCAAGAACAAAAATTACATTTTCTATACCTTCTGGCTAATAATTTTACTTGCAATTTCAGCTATTTTAATTCAGTTAATTTTCACTTATCTATCAGAACCAAGAAGCCTTTCAGATCAGTTTCGAAACATGTTTTCTTCGCATTTCTTTACGGCCTTGTTTTATGTAGGAATAACTTCACTATTCAAATTCGTTAAAGATTGGTTAAAGCTTCAGGAAATAAAATTGAAAATCACGCAAATCGAGCGCGAAAAACTTGAGGCAGAATTAAATACTCTAAAATCGCAATTAAATCCACACTTTCTGTTTAATAGTCTGAACAATATCTATTCATTGTCGCTGGTAAATTCGCCAAGAACGCCAGAGATTATACTGAAACTATCCGATTTAATGCGCCATGTACTTTACGAATCCAGGGAAAACTTTATCTCCGTTAAAGAAGAATTGAATTTTCTGAGTAATTTCATCGAATTGCAAAAAATCAGATTAAACAATGAAATTGAAATTCAATATTTGATTGAAGGTGAAGTTCCGGACACAAAGGTTATCCCTTTAATTTTCGAACCGTTTATCGATAATGCATTCAAACATGGACTAAGAAACCCTGCACCTTTACCGTACATTCATGTATTTATCTATTTTCAGCAGATACGATGCGATTTAAGATTGAGAATAACTTTGATTGCACGCGACTAA
- a CDS encoding glycosyltransferase, translated as MYEALVITPVKDSLKTTTETIESIKNSTGNFHYCIFNDFSTKETTNNLKSLSVQHNFELINLAEITNTPSPNYRLVLQLAQEKALKLNLPLIIVESDVEVQSNTLSELVRQSKELPECGMVGSVTRDREGKINFPYLNFKRTRKEIAKTRHSLSFCCTLISNELLKKYDFKTLSTEKHWYDVSISRKSLQLGLNNYLLLDEGVLHKPHSSRPWKQLKYKNPIKYYYQKLIKRLDRI; from the coding sequence ATGTACGAAGCATTAGTAATAACTCCGGTAAAAGATTCGTTGAAAACAACGACTGAAACCATTGAATCCATCAAAAACTCAACTGGTAATTTTCATTATTGCATTTTCAACGATTTCAGTACGAAGGAAACAACAAATAACCTCAAATCGTTAAGCGTCCAACACAATTTTGAACTGATTAATCTTGCTGAAATAACCAATACCCCATCACCAAACTATCGTCTTGTACTCCAATTGGCACAAGAAAAAGCATTAAAACTCAATCTTCCACTCATTATCGTCGAGTCTGATGTTGAAGTACAAAGCAATACCTTAAGCGAATTAGTTAGGCAATCAAAAGAGCTTCCGGAGTGCGGCATGGTTGGATCAGTAACCAGAGATCGTGAAGGGAAAATTAATTTTCCATACCTGAATTTCAAGAGAACAAGAAAAGAGATCGCTAAAACAAGGCATAGTCTAAGTTTTTGTTGCACCTTAATTTCCAACGAATTACTAAAGAAGTACGATTTCAAAACACTTTCAACCGAAAAACATTGGTACGACGTTTCAATATCACGCAAATCGCTTCAATTGGGATTAAACAACTATCTACTTCTAGACGAAGGCGTTTTGCACAAACCACACAGCAGCAGACCCTGGAAACAATTAAAATATAAAAATCCAATCAAATACTATTATCAAAAACTGATCAAGCGCCTCGACCGAATCTAA
- a CDS encoding Ldh family oxidoreductase, with translation MFADRTFSRTNYPADNHGHKDFKMIIFNSEYLKEYTIQVFVKMGCPLEQAKIAADCLNQADLRGVDSHGVARLCGYVRLWELKRLNATPEMKIMHETPSTAVLDGDLGLGLVTAPHAMQIAVEKAKIAGTGWVAVQNSNHYGIAGYHAMMALENDMIGISMTNASPLVSPTFSKSRFLGTNPIAVAIPALTQPPFVIDMATTTVANGKLEVLQRKGLDAPLGWTQDKDGNPTTDAYSLKKGGSMLPLGGDREHGGHKGYCLGAMVDIFSAVLSGANYGPWVPPFVSFLDPPKNQVGKGIGHFLGAIRIDAFRSAEDFKKDMDNWIETFRNAEPSAGQERVLIPGDPERELTIERQKNGIPLHEQVVADLKDLATRFGLNFNENPENKN, from the coding sequence ATGTTTGCTGACAGAACATTCTCAAGAACCAATTATCCGGCTGATAATCATGGCCATAAAGATTTTAAAATGATCATTTTCAATTCAGAATATTTAAAAGAATATACAATACAGGTGTTCGTAAAAATGGGATGCCCTTTGGAACAGGCAAAAATTGCTGCTGACTGTTTGAATCAGGCCGATTTACGCGGTGTAGATTCACACGGAGTTGCACGCTTATGTGGTTACGTTCGTCTCTGGGAACTTAAACGTTTGAACGCAACGCCAGAAATGAAAATCATGCACGAGACACCAAGCACCGCAGTATTGGACGGCGATTTGGGACTAGGCCTGGTAACTGCTCCACATGCCATGCAAATTGCTGTTGAAAAAGCAAAAATAGCCGGAACTGGCTGGGTCGCCGTACAAAATTCGAATCACTACGGAATTGCCGGATACCATGCCATGATGGCTCTTGAAAATGATATGATTGGTATTTCAATGACAAATGCCAGCCCGCTAGTTTCGCCAACTTTTTCAAAAAGTCGGTTTCTGGGAACCAATCCGATTGCAGTAGCAATCCCTGCATTAACACAGCCACCATTTGTTATCGATATGGCAACAACAACTGTAGCCAATGGGAAATTAGAAGTTTTGCAGCGCAAAGGACTGGATGCTCCCTTGGGGTGGACTCAGGATAAAGATGGTAATCCAACAACCGATGCCTATTCGCTAAAAAAAGGTGGATCGATGCTTCCGCTTGGTGGTGACCGTGAACATGGCGGCCATAAAGGCTATTGTTTGGGAGCTATGGTGGACATCTTCTCTGCTGTTTTATCTGGCGCCAATTATGGTCCATGGGTTCCACCATTTGTGAGTTTCCTCGACCCACCTAAAAATCAAGTTGGAAAAGGCATAGGACATTTCCTGGGCGCCATCCGGATTGACGCTTTCAGATCGGCAGAAGATTTTAAAAAAGACATGGATAACTGGATTGAAACGTTTAGAAACGCAGAACCATCGGCCGGACAAGAGCGTGTTCTCATACCTGGTGACCCTGAACGTGAACTAACCATCGAACGTCAGAAAAATGGAATACCTTTACACGAGCAAGTCGTTGCTGATTTAAAGGATTTGGCTACACGATTCGGTTTAAATTTTAATGAAAACCCAGAGAACAAGAATTAA
- a CDS encoding SDR family oxidoreductase — protein MNQKIALITGATAGIGYETALLLAQNNYNLILTGRRKERLTVLKNKLESEFGCKIHPLNFDIRVKAETEAALNSIPEEWKAIDLLINNAGLAAGLAPVNSADVDDWEAMIDTNVKGLLYTTRIVSPWMIERRTGHIINITSIAGKESYPNGSVYCGTKHAVAAISKSMRIELMPFGIKVTTIAPGAVDTEFSLVRFRGDQERADQVYNGFTPLSGKDIAETILFVLSRPAHVNIDDLLIMPVDQASARDFNRK, from the coding sequence ATGAATCAGAAAATAGCTTTAATCACCGGTGCCACAGCAGGTATCGGCTATGAAACTGCTTTATTACTTGCGCAAAATAATTACAATTTAATACTCACTGGACGAAGAAAAGAGCGGTTAACTGTACTAAAAAATAAACTGGAGTCAGAGTTCGGATGCAAAATCCATCCATTAAATTTTGACATCAGGGTAAAAGCTGAAACTGAAGCTGCGTTAAACAGTATTCCGGAAGAATGGAAAGCAATCGATTTATTAATCAACAATGCCGGGCTGGCAGCAGGACTTGCTCCTGTTAATTCGGCCGATGTAGATGATTGGGAAGCAATGATCGATACCAACGTCAAAGGACTTCTGTACACCACAAGAATTGTTTCTCCGTGGATGATCGAAAGAAGGACTGGTCATATTATCAATATTACGTCCATTGCAGGTAAAGAGTCGTATCCCAATGGATCGGTTTACTGCGGAACAAAACATGCCGTTGCTGCCATTTCGAAATCGATGCGGATTGAGCTGATGCCCTTCGGAATTAAAGTGACAACTATTGCTCCGGGAGCTGTCGACACTGAGTTTTCACTGGTTCGTTTCAGAGGAGATCAGGAAAGAGCCGATCAGGTTTACAATGGATTTACACCACTTTCAGGAAAAGACATTGCTGAAACAATTTTATTCGTATTGTCGCGGCCTGCACACGTTAACATCGACGATTTGTTGATCATGCCTGTTGATCAGGCTTCTGCAAGAGATTTTAACCGAAAATAA
- a CDS encoding AIR synthase-related protein, whose amino-acid sequence MIEQNNETQEFAIDQLPEEQDIQDIVFNLMVDPNLAPINYFNDFTEEAIDVSSMSNDENDETGIFCSENGQMMAISTHALHHHLDADPQQATEILIARAVRKMICFGAIPEAISSFLYHINIGDPNGQFIAAGAKKGLENACKKFGIKLTDRKIRFDYFSAHGPVYPTIIISIMASIPDKDKLVTHSFKNKGNNLFMIGKSYDDVNSSEYLEFYHEISDSSLPAFDLDTEVKLHDIMKMLIEAGYITSANPVSKGGLFFTLLRAGMPSELGFDITTDAEVRRDAFLFGEAMGRIVVGVDPKKVDEFVDFMCSLKVPFFALGHVTKGEIRIDDESFGYIDKMIPAN is encoded by the coding sequence ATGATCGAACAAAATAACGAAACTCAGGAATTTGCAATCGACCAATTGCCGGAGGAACAAGACATTCAGGATATTGTATTTAACCTGATGGTTGATCCAAATCTTGCGCCGATTAACTATTTCAATGATTTTACCGAAGAAGCAATTGATGTTTCCTCCATGTCAAACGATGAAAATGACGAAACAGGTATATTTTGTTCTGAAAATGGACAAATGATGGCAATTTCAACTCATGCGTTGCACCATCATCTCGATGCCGATCCACAACAGGCAACTGAAATTCTTATTGCACGGGCAGTGCGGAAAATGATCTGTTTTGGAGCGATTCCTGAAGCCATAAGTTCATTTTTGTATCACATCAACATTGGCGATCCAAACGGGCAGTTTATTGCTGCGGGAGCAAAAAAAGGTCTTGAAAATGCGTGTAAGAAATTTGGCATTAAGCTCACCGACCGAAAAATTAGGTTTGATTATTTCTCGGCTCACGGTCCGGTATATCCTACGATTATCATTTCAATCATGGCTTCAATTCCTGATAAGGATAAGCTGGTAACTCATAGTTTCAAGAATAAGGGCAATAATTTATTCATGATTGGTAAGTCATACGATGATGTAAATTCGTCTGAATACCTGGAGTTTTACCATGAAATTTCAGATTCATCGCTTCCGGCTTTTGATCTGGATACTGAAGTGAAACTTCATGATATTATGAAAATGCTTATTGAGGCAGGTTATATAACTTCGGCAAACCCTGTAAGTAAAGGTGGTTTGTTTTTCACTCTTTTAAGGGCTGGAATGCCTTCTGAACTAGGATTTGATATAACAACAGATGCCGAAGTCCGCAGAGATGCTTTTCTTTTTGGCGAAGCGATGGGCCGCATTGTTGTCGGAGTTGATCCAAAGAAAGTTGATGAGTTCGTCGATTTTATGTGTAGCCTGAAAGTCCCATTCTTTGCATTGGGTCATGTTACCAAAGGTGAAATCAGAATTGACGATGAGTCGTTTGGGTATATCGATAAAATGATTCCGGCAAATTAA
- the ubiE gene encoding bifunctional demethylmenaquinone methyltransferase/2-methoxy-6-polyprenyl-1,4-benzoquinol methylase UbiE translates to MQVTPYKDSDYQKKQQVEQMFDNIAPKYDFLNHFLSLGIDKLWRKKAIRILSAYKSDVLLDVATGTGDFAVAASKLKPSKIIGFDLSEQMLNVGRTKVKRLGLDKVIEFQKGDSEAMPFHDEQFDAITVAFGVRNFENLENGLKEFVRVLKAEGVVIILEFSKPKYFPMKQLYSFYFFGILPLIGRMVSKDSSAYSYLPESVMAFPDDQKFLSILQKVGFSRTSQKRLSFGIATIYIAQK, encoded by the coding sequence ATGCAAGTAACTCCTTATAAGGATTCCGATTACCAAAAGAAACAGCAGGTAGAGCAAATGTTTGATAATATTGCTCCGAAGTACGATTTCTTAAATCATTTTCTATCGCTTGGCATTGATAAGCTTTGGCGAAAAAAAGCGATCCGTATTCTTTCTGCTTACAAATCAGATGTTTTGCTTGATGTTGCTACTGGCACCGGCGATTTTGCCGTTGCTGCATCAAAACTAAAGCCTTCAAAAATAATTGGATTCGATCTTTCGGAACAGATGCTGAATGTTGGTCGGACAAAGGTGAAACGTTTGGGCCTCGATAAGGTCATTGAATTCCAAAAAGGCGATTCAGAAGCAATGCCTTTTCATGATGAGCAATTTGATGCAATAACAGTCGCGTTTGGCGTTCGGAACTTTGAGAATCTTGAAAATGGATTGAAGGAATTTGTCCGGGTTTTAAAGGCCGAAGGAGTGGTGATTATCCTCGAATTCTCGAAGCCAAAGTATTTCCCGATGAAACAATTGTATTCTTTTTATTTCTTCGGGATATTGCCATTAATCGGAAGGATGGTTTCAAAAGATAGTTCGGCATACTCTTATTTGCCTGAATCGGTAATGGCTTTCCCCGATGATCAGAAGTTTTTGTCGATATTGCAAAAGGTTGGTTTTTCACGAACAAGCCAGAAAAGGCTTAGTTTTGGGATTGCTACCATATACATAGCCCAAAAGTAA
- the porT gene encoding type IX secretion/gliding motility protein PorT/SprT — protein sequence MAGLTSTAQRLLLKNLTTFDDKRIHFGFTLGVNTIDFGFTHYNFVSDNPKFLLSTNDIDTQYKTNNTKVRADISTLTPGFTVGIVTNLRLTESFDLRFLPGMSFGERKLVYNIPIIDISGETTNPSSYSIKSTFLDFPLLLKYKSRKMNNQRPYLVAGGAYRIDISKSGTEDLVRLKPLSSYLEAGVGWDTYLQFFRLSTELKFSFGLNNVLDTGPKETQAQVYTNAFSKLSSNIFTLSFHFE from the coding sequence TTGGCTGGATTAACATCAACAGCACAGAGGCTCTTATTAAAGAACCTGACAACCTTTGATGATAAACGGATACATTTCGGTTTTACCTTGGGTGTCAATACAATTGATTTTGGTTTTACGCATTATAACTTCGTTTCTGATAATCCAAAGTTTTTGTTGTCTACTAATGACATTGATACTCAGTATAAAACTAACAATACTAAAGTACGGGCCGATATATCAACTTTAACACCCGGCTTTACAGTTGGAATTGTTACCAATCTTCGGTTAACTGAGAGTTTTGATCTTCGGTTTTTGCCCGGCATGTCGTTTGGTGAACGGAAATTAGTCTATAATATTCCAATTATAGATATTTCTGGTGAGACAACGAATCCATCTTCTTATTCCATTAAATCAACTTTTCTTGACTTTCCGTTGTTGTTGAAGTACAAATCAAGAAAGATGAATAATCAAAGGCCATATTTAGTTGCAGGTGGAGCTTATCGGATCGATATTTCAAAAAGTGGAACCGAAGACCTGGTAAGGTTGAAACCTCTAAGTTCGTATCTTGAGGCCGGTGTAGGATGGGATACCTATTTGCAGTTTTTCAGGCTTTCAACCGAGTTAAAGTTTAGCTTTGGATTGAATAATGTCCTGGATACCGGTCCAAAGGAAACACAGGCTCAGGTATATACCAATGCCTTTTCAAAGTTATCATCCAATATCTTCACGCTTAGTTTTCATTTCGAATAG
- a CDS encoding NAD(P)/FAD-dependent oxidoreductase: MKQEINISVSPKQASSEEFYKPILAEKLHVDENRIQLINVKRRSIDARQRVIRINLSADVYLDELPVEEKIEFKYDLVDQKPSVIIVGAGPAGLFAALRLIELGFKPLIFERGKNVSDRKRDIAKIHREHLVDPDSNYGFGEGGAGTFSDGKLYSRSKKRGNIRRVLEIFYANGALPEILIDAHPHIGTNMLPGIITSIRNKIMEAGGEIYFNSRVADLIIENDRCTGIMLADSTIVEAEAVILATGHSAREIYEMLYEKGISIEAKSFAVGVRAEHPQTLIDTIQYNQPVRGPYLPPATYSFVEQVDGRGVYSFCMCPGGIMVPAATAPGEMVINGMSPTQRNTRFANSGMVVEIRPEDLNEFRHLGVFAGLEFQRNIERLCFSLNGKTQFAPAQRMADFVADRFSQDLPETSYHPGLVSVPLHDKLPKRIRTRLQEAFKLIDKKAHGYLTNEAIIVGVESRTSSPIRIPRKEDTFEHVKIAGLYPCGEGAGYAGGIVSSAMDGERCAEAFAENYKLASK; encoded by the coding sequence ATGAAACAGGAAATCAATATCTCAGTTTCGCCAAAACAGGCTTCTTCCGAAGAGTTTTACAAACCCATTTTAGCCGAAAAACTTCATGTTGACGAAAATCGGATTCAACTGATCAATGTCAAACGGCGGTCGATTGATGCACGTCAACGCGTGATTCGCATCAATTTGAGCGCCGATGTGTATCTGGATGAACTTCCGGTAGAAGAAAAAATCGAATTTAAATACGACCTTGTTGATCAGAAACCATCGGTGATCATTGTTGGCGCTGGTCCTGCCGGACTTTTTGCCGCTTTGCGCCTGATTGAACTAGGGTTTAAGCCACTTATTTTCGAACGTGGAAAGAATGTCAGCGACCGTAAACGCGACATCGCCAAAATTCACCGCGAACATTTGGTCGATCCCGATTCGAATTATGGTTTTGGAGAGGGTGGGGCAGGAACATTTTCGGATGGTAAACTATATAGCAGGTCCAAGAAACGTGGCAATATCAGGCGTGTTCTTGAAATATTTTACGCCAATGGCGCCCTTCCCGAGATTCTGATTGATGCACATCCTCACATCGGTACCAATATGTTGCCCGGAATAATCACCAGTATCAGGAACAAGATTATGGAGGCCGGAGGTGAAATTTATTTCAACAGCCGTGTGGCCGATCTAATTATTGAAAATGACAGATGTACGGGCATTATGCTTGCCGATTCGACAATAGTTGAAGCTGAAGCTGTTATTCTCGCTACCGGACATTCGGCTCGCGAAATCTACGAAATGCTTTACGAAAAGGGCATTTCCATTGAGGCAAAATCCTTCGCTGTTGGAGTCCGGGCCGAACATCCGCAAACATTGATTGACACCATTCAATACAATCAGCCTGTTCGCGGACCTTATTTGCCACCGGCAACCTATTCGTTTGTTGAACAGGTTGATGGGCGAGGAGTCTATTCGTTTTGCATGTGTCCAGGTGGAATAATGGTGCCAGCAGCAACAGCGCCTGGCGAAATGGTTATTAATGGCATGTCGCCAACGCAACGGAATACACGGTTTGCCAATTCCGGAATGGTTGTGGAAATCAGGCCTGAAGATTTGAACGAATTCAGGCATTTAGGCGTATTTGCTGGTCTGGAGTTTCAGCGTAATATTGAACGTTTGTGCTTTTCGCTGAATGGAAAAACACAGTTTGCGCCCGCTCAACGAATGGCTGATTTTGTTGCCGACCGCTTTTCTCAGGATTTGCCTGAAACTTCGTACCATCCAGGATTGGTATCGGTACCATTACACGATAAATTACCGAAACGGATACGGACACGGCTTCAGGAAGCATTTAAACTGATTGATAAAAAAGCTCATGGTTATTTAACCAACGAAGCGATTATTGTCGGAGTTGAGTCGCGTACATCCTCGCCAATCCGGATTCCACGGAAAGAAGACACTTTTGAACATGTTAAAATCGCTGGGCTTTATCCTTGTGGCGAAGGTGCCGGATATGCCGGTGGTATTGTTTCATCAGCGATGGATGGCGAACGCTGCGCCGAAGCTTTTGCCGAAAACTATAAATTGGCTTCGAAATAA
- a CDS encoding TrmH family RNA methyltransferase encodes MLSKNKIKLIQSLNRKKDRDESGLFLVEGNKMVEEALRSEYQIETLVCTSQFADQHPEIRLKAKEIIETDKDSLQKASLLQNPQEALAIIIQPEIETPELNLNAELCLALDFIQDPGNLGTILRIADWFGITTVICSENTVDVFNPKVVQASMGAIFRIKTGYINLESFLSKASKSQIPVYGTFMDGNNIYTESLTRNGIVILGNEGNGISDSISRLVNRRIAIPTFSTNPNKAESLNVAIAASICCSEFRRR; translated from the coding sequence ATGTTGAGCAAGAACAAAATTAAACTAATCCAGTCGTTAAATCGCAAGAAAGACAGGGATGAATCCGGACTTTTTTTAGTTGAAGGAAACAAAATGGTCGAGGAAGCGCTTCGTTCGGAATACCAAATTGAGACTTTGGTGTGCACGTCTCAGTTTGCTGATCAACATCCTGAAATACGATTAAAAGCAAAAGAGATTATTGAAACCGACAAAGATTCGCTTCAAAAAGCCAGCTTACTTCAAAACCCACAGGAGGCATTAGCGATTATAATTCAACCAGAAATCGAGACTCCGGAACTGAATTTAAACGCAGAACTTTGTCTGGCGCTTGATTTTATTCAGGATCCGGGAAATTTAGGCACCATTCTCCGGATTGCCGATTGGTTTGGTATTACCACAGTGATTTGTTCTGAAAATACGGTTGATGTATTTAATCCAAAAGTTGTTCAGGCTAGTATGGGAGCCATTTTCAGGATAAAAACAGGATATATTAACCTCGAAAGCTTTCTGTCGAAAGCTTCAAAAAGCCAAATCCCGGTTTACGGAACATTTATGGATGGAAATAACATTTACACCGAATCGCTTACCCGAAATGGAATCGTTATTTTAGGAAATGAAGGCAATGGGATATCTGATTCTATTTCCAGATTAGTTAATCGAAGAATTGCAATACCGACATTCTCGACGAATCCAAATAAAGCAGAATCGCTGAATGTTGCCATTGCAGCATCAATTTGTTGTTCTGAATTCAGGAGAAGATAG